The following coding sequences are from one Triticum aestivum cultivar Chinese Spring chromosome 5A, IWGSC CS RefSeq v2.1, whole genome shotgun sequence window:
- the LOC123103962 gene encoding G-type lectin S-receptor-like serine/threonine-protein kinase At5g35370 — MAADAAAPSRTLPACMLPLLLLLLLSARAADAGPLAAGLVHPGFTASGYEYIDTRGAFLESNKGAFRAAVHNPGKQLASFYLAVLHAPTGTPVWSANRDAPTGSSGRVQLSARGLSVTDADGATVLWSTTPRAPVAALRLRDDGNLQLLDARNATLWQSFDDATDALLPGQQLRAAAYLTSGRSPGDFARGDYRLAVSGSDVALTWQGSTYWRLSNDLRSFKDRNAAAAAMSFNSSGLFVVAADSALVFRVDFAPADFRVLKLGHDGRLRVTSYALVNSSDPLGGDFVAPATDCELPSPCPSLGLCGAAGNSSTCTCPPLFAASVKVSGGCTPGDGSALASPEDLCRTNSSASSVSYLALKPKIAYSASRYDAPTTTGVNRTACRALCTANCTCLGYFHDNSSITCYLIGGRQLGSLHWSTRAAPALGYIKTISSATRAGKNKRDSSSASRSLPIVLPSVAAFLLIVVVAWYSLWWRRKRKSGKKGKAKNSSAKNVNLGLQNPRSRDASYDEDPDDDDIVIPGMPARFSYEEIGSMTAGFGTKVGSGGFGSVYKGELPAGEGLVAVKRLEAVGMQAKREFCTEIAVIGNIRHVNLVRLRGFCAEGSRRLLVYEYMNRSSLDRSLFGATGAPVLEWGERMEVALGAARGLAYLHTGCDQKIVHCDVKPENILLADGGQVKVSDFGLAKLMSPEHSAIFTTMRGTRGYLAPEWLSNAPISDRADVYSFGMVLLELVHGRKNRGEQEQANNAGAAVGGSGDHSAFPSPSGHSSTMTSSTMSGGTSGGDDDYFPMVALELHEQGRYLDLVDRTLEGRMSEAEVARAVRLALGSLHEDPAQRPSMAAVVRVLEGSVPPPEPPGDALGFLRLYGRGYAMPAPVAGMAATSESAGHAPCHGWSTSATAGSQLDGSLKDTLVPR; from the coding sequence ATGGCCGCGGATGCCGCCGCTCCCTCCCGCACTCTCCCCGCGTGCATGCTgccgctgctcctcctcctcctcctctcagcGCGCGCGGCGGACGCGGGCCCTCTGGCGGCGGGGCTCGTGCACCCGGGCTTCACCGCCTCCGGCTACGAGTACATCGACACCCGCGGCGCCTTCCTCGAGTCCAACAAGGGCGCCTTCAGGGCGGCCGTGCACAACCCGGGCAAGCAGCTGGCCAGCTTCTACCTCGCCGTGCTGCACGCGCCGACCGGCACGCCGGTCTGGTCCGCCAACCGCGACGCGCCCACGGGGTCCTCCGGCCGCGTCCAGCTCTCCGCGCGCGGGCTCTCCGTCACGGACGCGGATGGCGCGACGGTGCTGTGGTCGACCACGCCGCGGGCGCCCGTCGCGGCGCTCCGCCTGCGGGACGACGGGAACCTGCAGCTGCTGGACGCGCGGAACGCGACGCTGTGGCAGTCGTTCGACGACGCCACCGACGCGCTGCTCCCGGGGCAGCAGCTGCGCGCCGCCGCGTACCTCACGTCGGGGAGGAGCCCCGGTGATTTTGCCCGGGGGGACTACCGGCTCGCCGTGTCCGGGTCGGACGTGGCGTTGACGTGGCAGGGGTCCACGTACTGGCGGCTGTCCAACGACCTCCGCTCCTTCAAGGACCGCAACGCCGCCGCGGCGGCGATGTCGTTCAATTCCTCGGGGCTGTTCGTGGTCGCCGCCGACAGCGCGCTGGTGTTCCGGGTGGACTTCGCGCCGGCTGATTTCCGCGTGCTTAAGCTGGGGCACGACGGGCGGCTGCGCGTCACAAGCTACGCGCTGGTGAACTCCTCGGATCCCCTCGGCGGGGACTTCGTGGCGCCCGCCACCGACTGCGAGCTTCCGTCGCCGTGTCCGTCCCTCGGGCTCTGCGGTGCGGCGGGCAACAGCTCGACCTGCACGTGCCCTCCGCTCTTCGCCGCCTCCGTGAAAGTGTCCGGCGGGTGCACGCCGGGGGACGGCTCCGCGCTCGCGTCGCCGGAGGACTTGTGCCGGACCAACAGCAGCGCCTCCTCCGTTTCTTACCTCGCCCTCAAGCCGAAGATCGCCTACTCCGCCAGCAGGTACGACGCCCCAACGACGACAGGCGTCAACCGCACCGCGTGCCGCGCCCTATGTACCGCGAACTGCACATGCCTTGGTTACTTCCACGACAACTCCTCCATTACTTGCTACTTGATCGGAGGAAGGCAGCTCGGTTCGCTCCATTGGAGCACTCGTGCTGCACCGGCGTTGGGATACATCAAGACGATCAGTTCGGCGACCAGAGCTGGGAAAAACAAACGCGACTCTTCGTCGGCGAGCCGCTCTTTGCCTATCGTACTGCCGTCCGTTGCCGCGTTTCTTCTCATCGTCGTGGTGGCATGGTACTCATTGtggtggaggaggaagaggaagagcggAAAGAAAGGCAAGGCCAAGAACTCCTCGGCGAAGAATGTGAATCTGGGCCTCCAAAATCCGCGGTCGAGAGACGCGAGCTACGACGAGGATCCCGACGACGACGACATCGTCATACCGGGCATGCCGGCGCGGTTTAGCTACGAGGAGATCGGGTCGATGACCGCAGGCTTCGGAACGAAGGTGGGCTCCGGCGGGTTCGGCTCCGTGTATAAAGGGGAGCTTCCAGCCGGCGAGGGGCTCGTCGCGGTGAAGAGGCTGGAGGCCGTTGGCATGCAGGCGAAGAGGGAATTCTGCACGGAGATCGCCGTCATCGGCAACATCCGGCACGTCAACCTCGTCCGCCTCCGCGGCTTCTGCGCGGAGGGCTCGCGCCGGCTGCTCGTCTACGAGTACATGAACCGCAGCTCGCTTGACCGATCGCTGTTCGGCGCCACGGGAGCGCCGGTGCTGGAGTGGGGGGAGCGCATGGAGGTGGCGCTGGGCGCGGCGCGCGGGCTCGCGTACCTGCACACAGGATGCGACCAGAAGATCGTGCACTGCGACGTGAAGCCGGAGAACATCTTGCTAGCGGACGGCGGGCAGGTGAAGGTCTCCGACTTTGGCCTTGCGAAGCTGATGTCGCCGGAGCACTCGGCGATCTTCACCACCATGCGCGGCACACGCGGATACCTCGCGCCAGAGTGGCTCAGCAACGCGCCGATCTCGGACCGCGCGGACGTGTACAGCTTCGGCATGGTGCTGCTCGAGCTGGTGCACGGGAGGAAGAACCGCGGCGAGCAGGAGCAAGCCAACAACGCCGGCGCCGCGGTCGGCGGCAGCGGCGACCACTCGGCCTTTCCGTCCCCGTCCGGTCATAGCAGCACGATGACGTCGTCGACGATGAGCGGCGGCACCAGCGGTGGCGACGACGATTACTTCCCGATGGTCGCGCTGGAGCTCCACGAGCAAGGGAGATACCTGGACCTCGTCGACCGGACGCTGGAGGGGCGGATGAGCGAGGCTGAAGTCGCGCGCGCCGTGCGCCTCGCGCTGGGCAGCCTGCACGAGGACCCTGCGCAGCGGCCCAGCATGGCCGCGGTGGTGCGAGTGCTGGAAGGCAGCGTGCCACCGCCGGAGCCCCCGGGCGACGCGCTCGGCTTTCTGCGGCTCTACGGGAGAGGCTACGCCATGCCGGCCCCGGTGGCGGGCATGGCTGCCACGTCCGAGTCAGCTGGCCACGCGCCATGCCATGGCTGGTCCACGTCGGCTACCGCCGGCTCGCAGCTGGACGGTTCATTGAAGGACACGTTGGTGCCCAGATAG